The genomic interval ACAATAATTCTGGGTTTGAAAAATCAATCGCAACATCTGCTGATTCAGCTTCACTAATATGGGCAAAAGCTGGATAAGGGTAGTCGTTATCTCTGTCAGGAACAATAATTCCTACTATTTCATGTCCTTGTTCTTCAGCAAGACGCGCTACACGTTGGTTCATTGCACCATATCCGATTAACAAAATCTTCATTATAGTTCACCTGCTTTATATTTTGCATACGCTTCTTCTAATTGTTTACGATCAGATGATTCTAATGTGACTAGCGGTAGACGTACTTCATAATTCCCAAATCCTTCAACTGCAGTAAGTGCTTTAATCGGAATAGGATTCACGTCTACAGATAATGCATTCAATAATCTGCTGATTGGTTCAAAGTCTTTATCAATTGCTTCTCCACGTTTTGCTTTTTCATATAGCACTTGGAAATCTCCAGGTATCGCATTCGCAACAACTGAAATTACGCCGTTTCCGCCTTCAGCAAAATAACGTACAACATTATCATCATTACCGCTATACAATGAAAACTCTGATAAATCTAAACGCTCTTTCAATTTATTATGGTAATCAAAGTCATTTGTTGCATCTTTGATTGCTACAATAAATGGATTTTTAGCCAATTCAACCATTGTATCTACATCAATTGTCATATTAGTACGAGAAGGTACGTTATAAAGGATAACTGGTAAACCTACCGCATCTGCGATTGTAGTAAAATGAGCGATCAAACCGCGTTGACTCGTTTTATTATAATATGGTGTAATAAGCATAATTGCATCTGCACCGATTTCTTTTGCTCGTAATGATGCTTCTAATGATTTTTTAGTAGCATTCGTACCTGTACCTGCAATTACAGGAACACGTCCATCAACTTGTTTTACAACAGCTTTTAGTACTTCATCTTTTTCTTCATCGGATAATGTAGGATTTTCAGCTGTAGTACCATTTACAATTATAGATTGAATATTATTATCCAATAAATAATCAACATGTTTTTCAAGTGCTTCGTAATCAATTTCATTATTAGTGAATGGGGTAGTTAAAGCTACTCCAACTCCTTCAAATAAACGACTCATAATTAAGAAACTCCTTTCAATGATAAAACTTGTTCTAGAATTTGAACGGTATTCAATGCTGCACCTTTTAATAAATTGTCTGAAGTTACCCAAATATGGAATGTGTTATCTAATGAATCATCTTTACGGATACGACCAACGAATACTTCGTCTTTACCTGTAGAATTAATCGCTAATGGATACTCATTGTTTTCAGGATTATCTACAAGCACAACACGGTCATCTTTTTCAAATAACTCTTGGATTTCTTTAACAGTGGCAGGTTTGTCTAAAGTTACATCCATTTCAACACTATGACTATCTTGAACTGGTACACGTACACATGTAGCAGTTACTTTTAGTTCTGGTAAATTTAAAATTTTACGTGTTTCATCAATCATTTTTTGTTCTTCTTTTGTATATCCGTTTTCTAAGAAAACATCAATATGAGGAAGGACATTATTATAAATAGGGTGAGGGTAAGCTTTAGGCGCTTCACCTTTTTCACCATTTAATAAATCTTCTCTACCTGCTACACCAGAACCTGATACAGCTTGATATGTTGTATAAGCTACACGTTTTAATCCGAATTGATCTTCTAGTGGTTTTAATGGAACTACAGATTGAATTGTTGAACAGTTAGGATTAGCAATGATACCGCGTGTAAACTTCGGTTCATTTACTTCAGGAACAACTAAATCAATATCATCATGCATTCTCCATTGGCTAGAATTATCAATAACAATAGCACCTGCTTCTTCAAAAATAGGGGAGAAGTGTGCGCTTGTTCCGCCACCAGCACTCATTAATACATAATCAAAATGTTCGCTTGCCGCTTCATCTGTTAATTCTTGAACTGTATATGTTTCTCCTTGGAATTCAACTTTAGTGCCTGCAGATCTTGGTGATGAAAATAATACAAGTTCATCAAACGGGATATTTTTACGATCTACTGTTTCTAACATTTTTCTTCCTACTAAACCTGTTGCACCTACGATTGCTAATTTTGCCATATTTACTTCACTCCATTTTATTATTTAAAGGTGGAAAAGTTTTGCTTCCACTGTAATTTCTGAGTTGCTATAGAACGGATAAATTTAAATATCAAAAGTTTGATACAATTCTTCAACAGCACGTTCGCCATTTTTAGCATCAATAACATAAGAAATACTGATTTCTGATGTCGTCGTTTGATAAAAAGGAACGCCTGCATTAATAAGACTTATAAATGCTTTTGAAGCTACGCCAGACATATCTCTCATACCAGAACCGATTAAAGAAATTTTTGCATATTCATCATTTAATTTATAATCTAAAGCTTTATAACTTTCTGACAATTTTTCTAAAATACCTTTAATTTGTGTTAAGTCAGTATCTTTAATAGAGAAAGAAAGCTGCAGCCCATCTAGATTGACGATTTGAGAAATCATATCAACATTTACTTGTCCTTCTTCTAATTCTGAAAATAAATCTGTCATTAATTGGTTATCTGAAAGAGGATAGCTGATTGTAACGTGCATCATATGTGTATCTAATGCAACACCGGTTACTGCTTTCTTTTCTAAAATTTCTGTTTGTGACATAATCCACGTTCCTTTCACATTTGATAATGTTCTTCCTAAATACAATGGAATGTTGTAATTATTTGCTAACTCTACACTGCGAGTTTCTAATACACCTGCACCTAATGCGCTCATTTCCATCATTTCTTCATAAGAAACAACGCTGAGTCGTTTTGCATCTTTATAGACACGCGGGTCTGTTGCATAAACACCATCAACATCAGTATAGATTTCACAAGGTGTATTGTTTGCGGCCGCTAAGGCTACAGCAGTTGTATCGGATCCGCCGCGTCCTAATGTTGTAATTTCAAACTCATCATTAATACCTTGGAATCCTGCTACAACTAAAACGTCATTTTTTTCAAAAGCTTTATCAAATGTTTCAGGATTGATTTCAGCGATTCTACTTTTCAAATGATGACCTACTGTTTTAATTCCGGCTTGATAACCTGTCATTGCTTTTGCATTGACCCCAATGTCATTTAAAATCATCGACAGATATGAAACTGTTTGCTGCTCACCAGTTGTAAGTAATAGGGCAAGTTCTTGTTGTTTTGGTTCAGCTGTTAATGCAGCAACATTTTCCATGAGTTGATCAGTTGTTTTCCCCATAGCGCTGACCACTACAATTAATTGTTCGTCATTCTCTATTCTATTTTTCAGCATTTCAGCAATATTTCTAATTTTCGTAAAATCACTGACCGACGAACCGCCGAATTTTAAAACACTTCTCTTCATTTCTTAAATGTCCTCCTCGAAAATAGGGGAGAATCACATATATAAAAAAGCAAGTCCGGAATGCGAACTTGCTCGTAGTTTTATATACAAGTGATGCACTCCATTATTTGGTAATAATGACAGACTTTTAGCTCTTAACCTGAAAGTCCAATAACCATAACTCGCCTTTATGATTACTTCGGCATCTCACCCTTTCTTTGCCGACTGTAAGCAGACAGTTAATACGACAAATACTTATGATTGATGCGCCTCATCAAAATAGTTATTCAATTAGTATGTCTCACATTATACATAGTTAGATTTAAGATGTAAACCAGAAATTTAAGATTTTTAAAAATTTACTGAAAAAAACCTCAATTCTGAATCCTATTTACTAAATATGTGTAAATACTACAAAAGTAGGGCGTATATACATTTCGCATTCATCCTTACCTTGCTAAAAACATTATAACCTAAATCAAAACATTAAAACATAGAAAAAAGGTTGGAATTAAATCCCAACCTTTATCAATGAATAAATTAACTTAACACACCAGTTTCTTTAAGATATTCTTCATAACTGATTTCTTTAGAAACAGCACCTTTTGGATTAAGATCAATCACTCGATTTGCGATTGTATTAATAAATTCAAAGTCATGAGACGTGAAAATAATTGAACCTTTAAATGATTTTAATCCATCATTCACTGCAGTAATACTTTCTAAGTCTAAGTGGTTTGTAGGTTCATCCATTAAAAGTACATTAGCACTTGAAAGCATCATTTTACTTAACATACAACGTACTTTTTCGCCCCCAGATAACACACTAGCTTTTTTCTTAACTTCTTCGCCGCTAAATAGCATACGTCCTAAGAAGCCGCGTAAGAATGTTTCAGTTTGCTCATCTTCAGGAGCATATTGGCGTAACCAATCAACTAATGTCATATCAACACCATCAAAATAAGCTGAGTTATCTTTAGGGAAATATGTTTGTGAAGTCGTTACACCCCATTTAACTGTACCTTCGTCCGGTTCCATTTCACCAGCTAAAATTTTCAATAATGTTGTTTTAGCGATTTCGCTATCACCGACTAAAACTGCTTTATCATTAGGATCCATTGTAAATGAAATATTGTCGAGTACTTTTTCGCCATCAATTGTTTTAGAAACATTTTCAACGAATAATAAATCATTACCAATTTCACGTTCTGGTGTAAATTTAACAAATGGATAACGACGTGAAGAAGGTTGAATATCGTCTAATTCAATTTTTTCTAATTGTTTCTTACGGCTTGTTGCTTGTTTAGATTTAGATGCGTTAGCAGAGAAACGTGCAACGAACTCTTGCAATTCTTTAATCTTTTCTTCTTTTTTCTTATTTTGTTCTTGCGCCATTTTTTGAGCTAGTTGGCTTGATTGATACCAGAAATCGTAATTTCCGACATACACTTGGATTTTGCCGAAATCTAAGTCAGCAATATGTGTACATACATTATTTAAAAAATGACGGTCATGAGATACAACAATAACTGTGTTTTCAAAATTGATTAAGAAATCTTCTAACCAGCTGATTGCAGGAATATCTAAACCGTTAGTAGGCTCATCCAGTAATAAAACATCTGGGTCGCCGAATAAACTTTGGGCTAATAACACTTTAATTTTTTGATTGTTTTCAAGTTCAGACATTTTCTTATCATGCAATTCAGCAGGAATACCCAAACCAGAAAGAAGTGTAGCAGCATCGGCTTCAGCGTTCCAACCGTTCATTTCTGCAAATTCGCCTTCAAGTTCAGCAGCACGAATACCATCTTCATCGCTGAAATCTGGTTTCATATAAATTTCATCTTTTTCTTTCATCACTTCAAATAAACGTTCATGACCTTTGATAACAACATCTAGAACACGTTCGTCTTCATAAGCAAAGTGATCTTGTTTTAAAATTGCTAATCTTTCATTTTTCCCCATAGAAACATGACCAGTTTGTGAATCTAACTCGCCTGAAAGTATTTTTAAAAATGTAGATTTACCAGCACCATTTGCACCGATTAAACCATAGCAATTACCTTCTGTAAATTTGATATTTACATCTTCAAATAATTTGCGATCACCAAATCGCAAGCTCACATCAGTAACTTGTAACATGAATTTCCTCCATTAATTGATATTTCTAACGCATGAATTATACCACAGATAAGCAATTCTTTCGATGGACTATGTTTTTGACGTGTTTCTTCATTGTAAATAAAGTAAAAGTGATGCTATTTTTGTTGTAACTGTAATTCTATTACTTACTCATGTTATAATATTTCTAATACTGAAAGACAAAGGAGTTTATATGGCTATAAGAGATAATGATATTATCGGATCAATAGAATTTCTCAAAGTTGTAGGGTTAAATGGTTCTACTTATGAATTGGAAGGCCCAAACGGCGAAAAAGTGAAATTAAATCAATCCGAAGTTGACGAAGATGATCAATTGGAAATTGGTGAAGAGTATAGTTTCTTCATTTATCCAAACCGTTCAGGCGAACTTTTCGCAACACAAAATATGCCTGATATTACAACAAGTAAATATGATTATGTAAAAGTATTAAAAACAGACAGAGATGGTGCTAAAGTAGATGCCGGATTGCCGAGAGAGGTATTAATTCCTTGGGAAGATCTACCGAAAGTAAAATCGTTATGGCCGCAAAATGGTGATTATGTCTTGGCAACACTTCGTATTGATAGTGAAAAACAAATGTTTGCACGATTAGCCTCTGAAACAATAGTCAGTCAAATGTTCACTCCAGTTCATAATGATGAGTTACAAAACAAAATAATTGAAGCTCGTCCGTATCGTGTATTAAAAGTGGGCAGTTTCTTATTATCCAAAGATGGGTATAAAATCTTCGTTCACGAAACAGAACGTAAATCAGAACCAAGATTAGGCGAACTTGTAGAAGTACGTATCATCGGTCACAATGAGAAAGGTGAATTAAATGGTTCATTTTTACCGTTAGCTCATGAGCGTCTTGATGATGATGGACAAGTTGTTTTTGATTTACTTGTAGAATATGATGGAGAGTTACCATTTTGGGATAAATCGAGTCCTGAAGCAATCAAAGAAGTGTTTAATATGAGCAAGGGTTCATTCAAACGCGCTATAGGCCATCTTTATAAAAAGAAAATTATTGATATCGAAACTGGTAAAATACGTTTAACTAAAAAAGGGGAAGCTATTGCAGCTTCTGAGAATAACTAATTAGATACAAATATTTAATCAACTAGGGTGTTTAGCCCTAGTTTTTTTATTTTCATTTGTAACACAGCTGTAAAAAATAAAGCAAAATCAAATTTTATACTACAAAATCTCTTCATTTTTTCTCACATCTAAATCTTTTTCTAAAATCTTCCAAAAAAATATTCACTAATTTTCCATTGAGCAATTATGAACTTAATATTAAAGCATTATTAAAACGTTGTCATATCAGGGTTTTAAATACGATTGTTAACTTTGTAAAGATTGTAAATAATTTCACTGTTACCATTAATGATTTATTTACAATTCCTCTATTTTCAATTAACAAAGCGCATGTAATATATGAGTTGAAAGTAATTACATACAGCTTGAGCAAACAAAAAATTCACAAAGCTCAAATGTTTATTTTTAGGAGGATTTCTTACAATGAAAAAGTGGCAAGTATTAGGAACTACAGTAATTGGTGCTTCATTATTATTAGGTGCATGTGGCAACGGCGGTAACGGCGGCGGAGACAGCAAGGAAAGTGACGCTAAAGGAGAAGTTAAAGGTGACGGTTCTTCAACTGTAGGACCAATTGTCGAGATTTTAAATGAGAAATTTAATAAAAAATATCCAAACATTACAGTTTCATCTGCAACATCAGGTACTGGTGGCGGATTCGAAAAATTCATCGCTGGCGAAACAGACTTCTCAAATGCATCACGTCCTATTAAACCAGAAGAGAAAAAGAAATTGGAAGATAAAAATGTTAAATTCAGTGCCTTCAAGATCGCTCAAGACGGTGTAACAATCGCAGTTAACAAAGACAATGATTTCGTTAAA from Staphylococcus condimenti carries:
- the dapA gene encoding 4-hydroxy-tetrahydrodipicolinate synthase gives rise to the protein MSRLFEGVGVALTTPFTNNEIDYEALEKHVDYLLDNNIQSIIVNGTTAENPTLSDEEKDEVLKAVVKQVDGRVPVIAGTGTNATKKSLEASLRAKEIGADAIMLITPYYNKTSQRGLIAHFTTIADAVGLPVILYNVPSRTNMTIDVDTMVELAKNPFIVAIKDATNDFDYHNKLKERLDLSEFSLYSGNDDNVVRYFAEGGNGVISVVANAIPGDFQVLYEKAKRGEAIDKDFEPISRLLNALSVDVNPIPIKALTAVEGFGNYEVRLPLVTLESSDRKQLEEAYAKYKAGEL
- a CDS encoding aspartate-semialdehyde dehydrogenase, which produces MAKLAIVGATGLVGRKMLETVDRKNIPFDELVLFSSPRSAGTKVEFQGETYTVQELTDEAASEHFDYVLMSAGGGTSAHFSPIFEEAGAIVIDNSSQWRMHDDIDLVVPEVNEPKFTRGIIANPNCSTIQSVVPLKPLEDQFGLKRVAYTTYQAVSGSGVAGREDLLNGEKGEAPKAYPHPIYNNVLPHIDVFLENGYTKEEQKMIDETRKILNLPELKVTATCVRVPVQDSHSVEMDVTLDKPATVKEIQELFEKDDRVVLVDNPENNEYPLAINSTGKDEVFVGRIRKDDSLDNTFHIWVTSDNLLKGAALNTVQILEQVLSLKGVS
- a CDS encoding aspartate kinase, translating into MKRSVLKFGGSSVSDFTKIRNIAEMLKNRIENDEQLIVVVSAMGKTTDQLMENVAALTAEPKQQELALLLTTGEQQTVSYLSMILNDIGVNAKAMTGYQAGIKTVGHHLKSRIAEINPETFDKAFEKNDVLVVAGFQGINDEFEITTLGRGGSDTTAVALAAANNTPCEIYTDVDGVYATDPRVYKDAKRLSVVSYEEMMEMSALGAGVLETRSVELANNYNIPLYLGRTLSNVKGTWIMSQTEILEKKAVTGVALDTHMMHVTISYPLSDNQLMTDLFSELEEGQVNVDMISQIVNLDGLQLSFSIKDTDLTQIKGILEKLSESYKALDYKLNDEYAKISLIGSGMRDMSGVASKAFISLINAGVPFYQTTTSEISISYVIDAKNGERAVEELYQTFDI
- a CDS encoding ABC-F family ATP-binding cassette domain-containing protein, encoding MLQVTDVSLRFGDRKLFEDVNIKFTEGNCYGLIGANGAGKSTFLKILSGELDSQTGHVSMGKNERLAILKQDHFAYEDERVLDVVIKGHERLFEVMKEKDEIYMKPDFSDEDGIRAAELEGEFAEMNGWNAEADAATLLSGLGIPAELHDKKMSELENNQKIKVLLAQSLFGDPDVLLLDEPTNGLDIPAISWLEDFLINFENTVIVVSHDRHFLNNVCTHIADLDFGKIQVYVGNYDFWYQSSQLAQKMAQEQNKKKEEKIKELQEFVARFSANASKSKQATSRKKQLEKIELDDIQPSSRRYPFVKFTPEREIGNDLLFVENVSKTIDGEKVLDNISFTMDPNDKAVLVGDSEIAKTTLLKILAGEMEPDEGTVKWGVTTSQTYFPKDNSAYFDGVDMTLVDWLRQYAPEDEQTETFLRGFLGRMLFSGEEVKKKASVLSGGEKVRCMLSKMMLSSANVLLMDEPTNHLDLESITAVNDGLKSFKGSIIFTSHDFEFINTIANRVIDLNPKGAVSKEISYEEYLKETGVLS
- the cvfB gene encoding RNA-binding virulence regulatory protein CvfB; amino-acid sequence: MAIRDNDIIGSIEFLKVVGLNGSTYELEGPNGEKVKLNQSEVDEDDQLEIGEEYSFFIYPNRSGELFATQNMPDITTSKYDYVKVLKTDRDGAKVDAGLPREVLIPWEDLPKVKSLWPQNGDYVLATLRIDSEKQMFARLASETIVSQMFTPVHNDELQNKIIEARPYRVLKVGSFLLSKDGYKIFVHETERKSEPRLGELVEVRIIGHNEKGELNGSFLPLAHERLDDDGQVVFDLLVEYDGELPFWDKSSPEAIKEVFNMSKGSFKRAIGHLYKKKIIDIETGKIRLTKKGEAIAASENN